The genomic interval GTCGCGTCCTGGGGCGGCGCAGGCCACGATAGGTGCCGACCGCACGATGGGCGTCGGATGGATCGAGGTCTCCCATGACGACATCTCTGAGGATGCCGACCTCGAGTTCTGGGTCGATCTCGCGGTGACGCACCGCGCCGCGCAGGCGTGACCCGCTCCCCCTGAGCGTGGGCGCCCGTCTCGGCAGATATACTTCCATTTCGAAAGTAGGTGACGGATGGCTCGCAAGCTCGATCGCACGGAACCGGCGCAGGCCGCTCCGCGCATCCCGCACTACGCCAACGACGTGACGCAGTCGCTCGTCCGCGTGACGCAGATCTGGATGTCGGTCGACTACCACGCGCAGTTCGGCCGGCCCTCTGGCATCCCCGACGAACCGCACGCCGTCGCCACGATCTTCCAGCTCGTCTGGCGGGGGCCGATGCGCCCGACCGCGCTCGCCGCAGCCCTCGGTATCTCCGCCGCCGGGACGAGCCGCCTTCTCGAGGCGCTCGCGAACGCGGGCCTCGTCACGCGCACACCCGATCCGGATGACGCGCGCGCCACCCTCATCGCCCTCACCGAGCAGGGGGTCGCCGCGGCGACCATGCTGCACGAGGAGGGGGACCGCCTGTCTCAGCGCCTGCTCGCCGGATGGAGCGACGACGAGCGCAGCACCTTCACCCGACTCCTGCACCGCTACGCCGACGCCGTCGAGGACGACGCCCGCGCAGCACGACCCACCCGCCCCTGAAAGGACACCCGCACCATGACCACATTCGCTGTCACCGGCTCCGCCTCCGGAATGGGCAAGGCCTCCGCTGAGCGCCTGCGCGCGGCCGGCCACACCGTGATCGGCATCGACCTCAAGGATGCCGACGTCATCGCCGACCTGTCGACGGCCGAGGGCCGCCAGTCCGCCGTCGCCGCCGTGCTCGAGAAGACCGGCGGCGTGCTCGACGGCGCCGTACTCGCGGCCGGTCTCGGACCGCACCCGGGCCGCGAGAAGCTCATCGCCCAGGTGAACTACTTCGGCGTGATCGATCTGCTCACCGGATGGCACGACGCCTTCGCGAAGGCCGGCGACGCGCGCGTCGTCGTGTTCGGTTCGAACGCCACCACCTCGACCCCGATGGTGCCCGCCAAGACGGTGCGCGCGTTCCTCGAGGGCGACGCGGAGGCGGCGATCGCCGCGACCCGCAAGTTCAAAGACAGCGCCTCGGCGATGGTCTACGCCGGTTCGAAGATCGCCGTCTCGCGCTGGGTTCGTCGCAACGCGGTCACGCCCGAGTGGGCCGAGGCGGGCATCCGCGTGAACGTGGTCGCTCCTGGCGCGATCCTCACCCCCATGGTCGAGGCGCAGCTCGCCGACCCGCACCAGCGCGGCGCCATCGAGGCGTTCCCGGTGCCGGTGGGCCGCCACGGGCAGGCCGAGGAGGTCGCCGAGGCTGTCATGTTCCTGCTGGGGCCTGCATCCGGCTTCATGGTCGGCACGGTGCTGTTCGTCGACGGCGGCACGGACGCCTACTTCCGCGCCGACGATTGGCCCACGCAGGTGCCGTTCACGGGTCTGCGTCGCTACATCCGCCTCGCTCGCGAGTACGCGGCGCGCAAGGGCGTCAAGCCGATCGTCTGAGGCGACGCTGGCGCGGCAGTGCGCCAGCGATCGCAGTGGGACACCCGTGCTGCGGGTGTCCCACTGCCGTCGGGCGGCGGGGCGCGTTGACGTGAGGGCTGAGCGCGGCTTTACTGATCACGTCCTAAACAAGCGCTTGGTTACTTGAGGAGCTCCATGTTCGCCGACCTCGCCTTCTTCTCGTTCATCGCGTTGACCGACCCCACCGCCCACCGCGCGTACAACGAGTGGCACCAGCTCGACCACCTCCCCGAGAACCTCGCGCTGCCCGGCGTCGCCCACGGCCAACGCTGGGCTCGTCGTGGCGAGTGCGGCCAGGCCGGTCGCACATCCCCCGAATTCGCGGGCGTCGACTACGCCGCGATGTATTGGTTCCGCTCGCCGCTCGAGGAGTCGCTGCGTGAGTGGGACCGGCTCGGCGAAGCGTCGTTCCAGTGGGGCCGCGGCCCGATCTTCCCGGGGGTCGCCCGCCCCTTCCTCGGCTTCTTCCGCCCCGTCGCCGGCATCGCCGCCGGGCGCATCGGCGTGAGCAGCGAGGTGCTGCCTTTCCGACCCAACCGCGGCGTCCACCTCACCATGTCGCGCTACCGCGACCACCACGGGCTCGCGACTCACGAGCGCTACCGTTGGGAGAACTCCGAGCTGCTGCCCGCGCTCACCGGGCTTCCGGGCGTCGCCGGGGCGTGGACGTTCTCGTTCAGCCACGCTCAGCGTCACTCTTCGCTGTCGTTCGGAAACGACCAGTCACCCGAGCCTGGCAGCCTCCGGGTGCGCCTGGTCTACCTCGATGGCGACCCGATCGAGACCTCCGTCGCCATCGCACACACCACCGCCGAGGTCGACCGTTCGGCGACGGCCCTCGCCCGCGACGCCGAAGAGGTGCTGTTCTCGTCGCCGCTGTCGACGATCATCCCCTGGCAGGACTGGTAGGCCGCACCTTCGGCAGCGCCACGGCGATCGCCGCTGCGAGGGCGGCGGCGATGCCCACGGTGATGAACCCCACATCCAATCCCTCCGAGGTGAGGTACTCAGCGTTCCCGTGCCAGGGGTAGGCCGTCATCAGCAGTGCGAAGGCCGAGCTTGTCATCGCGGCGGAGAGCGACCGGATCAGCCCGTTCACCCCGGACGCCGCAGCCGCCTCGTGCGCCGGAACCGAGTCGAGGATGAGGGTCGGTGTCGCAGCGAAGGCGAACGCCGTGCCCACTCCCACGAGGAAGGTGCACAGCACGATCGATCCGACGCTCGGCTCGGTCCAGAGTCGGATCCAGAACCCCGCGGACATGATGGCCGCGCCGAGCGCGAGCGGAATCCGACCCCCGTAGCGGCCGAGTGCCTTGCCCACGACGGGGGACAGCACGACGAGCATGAACGCCGACGGCATGAGCAGAAGACCCGCCTGGGTCGCCTCGAGCCCGAGCCCGGATCCGGTGCTCTCGGGCGCGCGTGCCTGATTGAGGGTGAGGAAATGGTTGGCGAACATCCCCACCGAGGCGAAAAACGCGGCGATGTTGGTCTGCATCACACCGCGCCGCATGCTCGTGCGCAGGTTGACGACGGGGTCCGGGGTGCGCAGCTGGTGCGGGATCCAGATGGCGAAGGCGAGCACGGCGATGCTCGCGAACAGGAGCGTGGGTGTGCTGGCCCAGCCCCACTCGAGCCCCTTCGAGACGACGAGCAGAAACGCAGCGAGGCAGACAGCGAGGATGCTCGCGCCGACGAGGTCGAAGCGCCCGCCGCTGCGGATGCGCGACGGCGTGACGAAGAGCGGCACGAGGATCAGGAAGACAGCCCCCAGGATCGCAGAGAACCAGAAGATGGCGGGGATTCCGCCGGCCTCGAGCAGGATGCCGGCGAGCGGCAGGCCGATCGTCGATCCGATTCCGATCGTCGCGCTCATGGCGGCGATCGCGCTCGAGGAGCGCTCGCGGCTGAGCTGTTCGCGCATGATGCTGATGCCGATCGGCACGAGAGATGTGGCGAAGCCCTGGCAGGCGCGCCCGATCATGACGGTCGTGTAAGTCATCCCGATGGCGGCCAGCATCGAGCCGAGGGTGAGGATCGCGAGGCAGGCGATGAAGATGCGGCGCCTGCCGTACATGTCGGCCATACGTGCCACGATGGGGGTGCCGATGGTGCCGGCGAGCATGCTGATCGTGACCACCCAAGCCGCGTCCGTCGCGCTGACGTCGAGCGCGGAGGGGATCTCTGGTAGCGCCGGGACGGTGAGCGTGAACTGGAACGATGTCAGCATCCCCGCCCCGGCGAGGGTCGCGATGCTGAGCAGTTCACGGTGACGGGACGTCATGCCTGCCAGGTCTCAAGGCGCGCGCGCATATCGTCGGGGATCGGCACGGTGGTCTGCGCGGGGGAGACGGTCACGATCGTGTTGGCGGCTCGTGCAACGCGCACCCCGTCGGAGACGCGGGTCATCTCGAACTCGAACCGCACGGAGGAGGTGCCGACCCTGCCGAGGCGCATGTCCACCCGGATCTCGTCGAAGAGCGCGGCGGCGGCGAGGTACTCGCATTCGGTGGCGCGCGACACGAACCACCACCCGCGCTCATTCTTGAGTCGGTCGGCGTGGATTCCCTGCAGGTAAAGGAACTCCGTCTGCACATACTCCATCTGGGGGAACCAGGCGCCGTAGTAGAGGATGCCCGCGGGGTCGGTGTCGGCGTAGCTGAGGCGGACGGTGCGGCTGTGGAGCGCGCGCGATGTCCCGGAGTTTCCGTCGGGGTTCCGGGGTCCGGTGGCGCTCACGCGAGGAGCTCGGCGAGCGCGTGGAGCTGCTCGAGGTAATGGCTCGCGCTCGTCGCGTCGATGGTGACGTTGGCGTCGGTGGCTCCTGCGGTGCGCATGCTGCGGAGCTCGGCGAGTGCTGCCTCGGGCGCGGCGATGGGGTCGAGTCGCGGGGTGCCGAGCACGACGCGGAAGTCGGCGGGAGGCTGGGCGCGCTCGAGCATCTGCTGCACCGTGTCGTGGGGGAGCGAGAAGGGCACCCATCCGTCGCCACGGCGGACCGCGCGGCGGAGTGAGATCCCGGTGCGGCCACCGAGGATGAGGTCGACGTGGCGCCGCGGGGAGCTGGGGGTCACGTCGACGGAGTCGAACGCGTAGTACGGACCGTTGTGGTGCGGTCTGGGGGTGCCCCAGGCGGCGCGGAGGGCGTCGATGGCGTCGTCGGCGCGGGCGCCGCGGTCTTCGAAGGGCGCGTCGAGGAGGGCGAACTCTGCTTCGAGGCTGCCCACCCCGAGGCCGAGCGTGACGCGGCCGCCGCTCAGGAGGTCGAGGGTGCCGTAGCTCTTCGCGATCTGGAGCGGGTGGTGGTAGCCGAGCACGAGCACGGTGGTGAACAGGGTGATGCGTTCGGTGCGCGCGGCGAGGTAGGCGAGGGTCGCGAGTGGATCCCAGTATGTGCCGCCGCGTTCGTCGGCGATCTGCGTGGGCACGGCGGTGTGCTCGGCGCAGGTCAGGTGGGAGTACCCGAGGCGGTCGGCGGTCTCGGCGATGAGGGCCAGCTCGACGGCCCCGGCGCGAGTCTCCCAGCCGGCCGCGGGGGGCGGGTAGGTAGTCACAACGGGGGTGTTGAGGCCGATCCGCGCCGGGATGTCAGTGCGTGGCGTGCGCTCCATATCGCCAAACCTAGCATTTGGTTGGTAGTCTGGCGCCGCTCGTGCACAAGGGAAAGGCACCGTATGTCCATCGCGATCGACCTGAGCGGCTGGGTCGTCCTCATCACCGGCGGCGCGCGCGGCGTCGGCAGGGGCATCGCCTCCCGCTTCCGCGAAGCCGGGGCCTTCGTCGAGATATGCGGCCGCTCTGAATCCGCCGAGATCGCCCCCGTCGATGACCCCGGTATCACCTACAGCTCGCTCGACGTACGCGACGCCGACGCCGTCGAAGGCTGGATAGCCGACGTGGTCGCCCGACGTGGCCGCATCGACGTCGTCGTCAACAACGCGGGGGGGTCGCCCTTCGGAGCCTTCGAAGAAGGCTCGGCGCGCTACATGCGCGCGCTCACCGACCTCAACTTCCTATCCGCGGCGTTCGTGGCGCGCGCCGCACATCCGCACCTTGCCGCCTCCCCTCAGGGGAGCGTGATCAACATCACGTCGATCAGTGCGCGGCGCCCGAGCCCCGGCACAGCTGTCTACGGCGCAGCGAAGGCCGCACTGGAGAGCCTCACCGAGAGCCTCGCCGTCGAGTGGGCGCCGCGGGTGCGCGTCAACGCAGTCAGTTGCGGGCTCGTCGCCACGGAGGCAGCGGCGTCGCACTACGGCGATGCGGAGCAGTTCGCGAAGGTGGCTGCGACGATCCCGCGAGGTCAGCTCGCCGACCCGCTCGAGATCGGCTGGGCGTGCGTCATGCTCGCCGCCCCGCACTCCAGCCACATCACAGGCGCCGTCGTCGATGTCGACGGCGGCGGCGAGTGGCCCGCCTTCCTCAGTCACACGCCCCACGCAGGTTTCGTCACCCGTTCGCAAGGAGCAACATCATGACCGAAGCAGTCATCGTCCAGGCGGTGCGCTCGCCGATCGGGCGCGCCGGCAAGGGATCGCTGAAAGATGTGCGACCCGACGATCTGCTCGCGCAGATGATCGACGCCGCCCTCGCAAGCATCCCCGAACTCGACCCGGCGCAGATCGACGACCTCATGACGGGCTGTGCGCAACCCGCGGGGATCCAGGGGTACAACATCGCCCGGATCGCGGCGCTCCAGCTCGGGCTCGACAGCGTTCCGGGCACGACAGTGCACCGGTACTGCTCGTCGTCGCTGCAGACCACCCGGATGGCGTTCCATGCCATCAAGGCGGGGGAGGGTGACGTGTTCATCTCGGCGGGCGTCGAATCGGTCTCGCACTTCGGCGCCGGCAAGTCGGACGGCATGCCCGACACCAAGCACCCCCGTTTCGCAGAGGCCATGGCGCGCACCGCGGCGAACGCGGCCGATCCCGACTTCGTGTGGTCGGATCCGCGCACCCGGGGCGAGCTGCCCGACATCTACATCCAGATGGGCGACACGGCCGAGAACGTCGCTCAGCTGAAGTCGGTGTCGCGCCGGGCGCAGGACGAGTGGGCCGTGCTGTCGCAGAACCGCGCGGAAGCAGCCGCGATGCGCGGATTCTGGGAGACCGACATCACCCCGGTACGGCTCGCGGATGGCTCGCTCGTGACGACGGATGATGGTCCGCGTCGCGGCGTGACGCTCGAAGCGGTCTCGGCGATGAACCCCGTGTTCCGCGAGCACGGCACTGTCACCGCGGCCAACTGCTGCCCGCTCAACGACGGCGCAGCCGCTCTCGTCATCATGAGCGACGCGAAGGCTGCCGAGCTCGGTCTCACCCCGCTCGCGCGCATCGTGGCCACGGGTGTATCGGCGCTCAGTCCCGAGGTCATGGGTCTCGGGCCTGTCGACGCCGTGAGCCGCGCCCTCGCGAGCGCGCGCATGTCGATCGGCGACATGGACATCATGGAGCTCAACGAGGCGTTCGCCGCGCAGGTGCTGCCCGCGATCGACGAGATCGGCATCGACCCGGAGCGCGTCAACGTCAACGGCGGGGCGATCGCGCTCGGCCATCCGTTCGGTATGACGGGCGCGCGCCTGGCGACCACGGCGATCCACGCCCTCCAGGAGCGCGACGAGCAGTTCGCGATCGAGACGATGTGCGTGGCGGGCGGGCAGGGGATGGCTCTCATCCTCGAGCGCCTCAGCTGAGGCGCTGCGCACCAGAAGGGGCCGGGCCGTGGTGGGACCGACCCCTTCTCGCGCATCAGGCGCGAGCTGCTGTTTCCTGGCGAGCGCGGTCGCGCAGCTCTCCCTTGAGGATCTTGCCCGCACCGGTTCGCGGGAAGTCGCTCACGAAGACGAACTCGCGGGGCACCTTGAAATTCGCGAGGTGGGTGCGGCAGAAGTCGTGCAGCGACTCGGGGGTGATGTCGGCGGGGGCGTCATGGCGAAGCACGACGTAGGCGCGGCCCACATTCCCGAGGCGCGCGTCGTCGATGCCGATGACCGCTGACTCGTTGACCGCGGGATGCTTGCGCAGCACGTTCTCGATCTCTGCCGGGTACACGTTGAATCCGCCGACGATGTACATGTCCTTGAGGCGGTCGGTGATCTTGAGGCAGCCGTGCTCGTCGAGCTGGCCGATGTCGCCCGTGTGGAGCCAGCCGTCGGGGTCGATCGCGGCCGCGGTGGCCTCTGGGTCGTCGTAGTAGCCGCGCATCACGTCCGCGCCCCGCAGGAGGATCTCGCCGTCCTCGCCCGTCGCCACGGCCACCCCGTCTGCGTTGACGACCTTGATCTCGATGCCAGCGACGGCAGGACCCGAGGTCTGTTTGACGTGATCGATGTCGTCTTCCTTGCGCGTCATGGTGGCGACGACGCATTCGCTGAGCCCGTAGGCCTGTGCGACGCGATCGAAGCCGAGAACGCTCTTCATGTCCTGGAAGAGGGTCTCGGGGGCTGTCGCGGCGCCTGCGGTGGCGAAGCGCAGCGACGACGTGTCACGGGTGGCCACCTCGGGATGGTCGAGGAGGGAGGTGAACACCGTGGGGACGCCGGGGAGCACACTGATGCGCTCGCGCTCGATCAGGTCCAGGAGTCCCGTGGTGTCGAGGGTCGCGAGGGGGTAGACCGTGGCGCCGGCGACGATGCACGTGATGAGCCCGGCCTTGTAGCCGAAGCCGTGGAACATGGGGTTGACGACCGCGTACCTGTCGGACGGCGAGAGCTCAGCCCCGAGGGCCCAGGCGTAGGCGACGCTGATGGTCTGCCGCTGCGTGCTCGGCACGCCCTTGGGCGCGCCAGTCGTGCCGGAGGTGAAGAGGAGGTCGGCGATGTCGTCGGGGCTCACCTGCGCGGTCGCGGCGCTCAGCGCGTCTTCGCTGACCGCGGCTCCGCGTGCGAGGTATCCGGCCCACTCGTGGTCGTCGGTGCCGGTCGCATCGTCCAGGTGCACGATGGTGCGCAGGGTCGGGAGCGCAGGAACGGGTCCGCTGCCGGCGGCGGCCTGATCGGCGAGGGCATCGCGCAACATCCCCGCGTAGGATTTGCCGAGGAAGCCGTCAGAGACGACGAGCACTCGCGCCCCGGAACGCTCGAGCAGCTCGGCTGCTTCGCGGCCGGTGAATCGGGTGTTGAGCGGCACCACGCTCGCCCCGATGAGCTGTGCTCCGAGGAGCGCGAGGGCGAATTCGATGCGGTTCTCTGCCCAGATGGCGATTCGATCCCCGCGCGTGACGCCGTCGGCAAGGTAGGCTCGCGCCGCATGATGTGAGAGTTCCGAGAGTTCGCGGTAGCTGACCACTCGGCTTCCGTCCACGAGTGCGGGGTGGGCGTCGAGCTGCGCCCGCTCTGCAAGGAGCTGGGGGATGGTGCGGGCGGTGGAGAGCGACGTCACTGTCGTCCTTTCTGGAGGCGGTTCGCGGAGCGCTTGTGTCGATTGTGTGCTGAAGATGAGCCGGGATGCGGCAGACTTGAGCAAGTGCTTGATTGGTCACTGAGGTGAGGGAGACCCGAATGAGCCCGAAGACGGAGCGGACCGAGCACGGGTCCGAGCGCCGCGCGCAGCTTCTGGCGATCGCCGCGAAGCTTATCGCCGAGCGCGGCTACACGGCGACGACCGTGCGCGACATCGCCGACGAGGCGGGCATCCTCTCTGGGAGCCTGTACCACCACTTTGCGTCGAAGGAGGAGATCCTCGAGGAGGTGCTGCGCAGCTTCATGGACCCGTTGCTCGAGCGCTTCGAGGAGATCGCGTCGAGCGGCGACAGCCCGCGGGTGATCCTCGACCGGCTCATCGAGCACTCGTTCGAGACGATCGAGCAGAAGCCTGCGGCGGTCGGTCTCTACCAGAACGAGTCCGCGTTCCTGCTTCGTCAACCGGGCTTCGAGTTCGTGGGCGAGAAGAGCCGTCGCATCGAGGAGATCTGGCTCGCTGTCATCCAGGATGGTCAGCGCCAGGGGGTGTTCCGCGACACGATCGACGCCGGCATCGCCTACCGCTTCATCCGCGACGCGGTGTGGTCGACGGTGCGCTGGTTCAAGCCGGGCGGGCGCCACACGGCGCAGAGCCTGAGCGCCCACTACCTCGACCTGCTTCACGGCGGACTCGTCAGCAGCTGACGTTCAGTCGGGGATTTCGCGCGTGCGAGCGCCGCGCGGGTCGAGGACCTCGCGGATGATGCGGAGCTCCTCGCCCGACGGGATGCGCGTCGCCGGAGCCGCGCTCGCATCGATCGGAAAGCCGGTCTGCTCCTCGACAGTCGCGGGATCGACGCCGGGGTGCACCGACCGCACGCGCATGGCGCCGTCCGAGTCGAAGTCGAGCACTGCGAGGTCGGTCACCACCACACCGAGCTGATGGAACCGCAGCTCGCGGGCGTGCTCGCGCGCGCGGTCGTTGCCCACGCCCGAGACCATGTCGACCTTGTCGACGAAGACGCGGGCCGAGTGGCGTGGCACCCAGTAGTCCACACGGTGGTTGGCGGTGTTGCCCGGGGCGCCGCGCACGCCGATCAGCTGGCGGCGCGGGGCGCTCCAGTCGCCGATCAGCGAGATGTTCTGGTTGCCGAACCGGTCGATCTGGCTGGCGCCCATCATCGACTGGCGCCGTCCGGTGGCGAGGATCTCGAAGATGCGCCCGAATGGCGCCCAGCCTTCGACTACGCCGCCTGCAGAGGCCGAGCGCCCGAGCGGCGGCGGCTCGGCCATCAGGAACGCCTCGCCGTCGGTGAGAACGATGTCGGGGGAGGAAGTGAGCTTCGCGAGGCGGGCGCCGATGGTGGGGATGGTACCCACGGCATGCGCGAGAATCTCGCCGGATTCGAGATAGGTGTCAGCGCAGGCCGCGACGCAGATCTCCGCGATGGTGGCGTTGCTCATCGTGCTCCCTCCTGGGCGTGGAAGCGGGTAACGGCTTCCTGGTAGCTGGACTCGTCTCCGGAGAGGAACTCCTCACGGAACGCCTGCCACGCCGCGGGGTCCTTGGCTGCGGCTGCGTAGTGACGCTGGAACGCCTCGTCCCGCTCGTAGTCCGGTGCGCACGTGGTGAAGTGGGCTCCCCGCGGCGTCTCGACGACGGCATCCACGTACATCCGGCTTACGAGCAGGGTGTGGAAGCTCGCGTCGTCGAGAAGCGACGCGGTGGGGATGATCTTCTCGGTCGACATGATCGTGCGCGTGGCCGCCATGGCGAAGAGGTCGTCGAAGTAGGGGTCGGGGCCGAGGAACTGGCCGTTCCCACCCGCGTCGGAGCGGTTCATGTGGATGAGCGCCACGTCGAGTTGGAGGGCGGGCACCGCGACGTACTGCTCGTCGCTGTAGGGCGAGCTCACCATGCGCAGGTCGGGGTTGGCGGGGAGTACATCGGATCCGATGCCCGCGCGGATGGGCATGAAGTCGAGGCGGGCGGCCGCGGCCTTGAGGCCCGCGACGAACATGCCCTCGTCGTATTCGGTGACGTCGAGTCCGCCGCGCTCGCGCGCCTGCGTGAAGAGGGGGTCGAGCGGGATGCTGTCGAGCGAGACGAACCCGTATACGAGTCTGCGCACCTTGCCGGCGTCGACGAGCAGTCCCACGTCGGGGCCGCCGAAGGCGACGACGGTCAGGTCGGTCACGTCGGTGCGCAGCAGCTCGCGTACGAGGGCCATGGGCTTGCGGCGTGAACCCCATCCGCCGATGCCGATCGTCATGCCGCTCTCGATGAGGCTCACAGCCTCGCTCAGGGGTGTGATCTTGTCGGGCATCGGTGCTCCTCGGGTGTTGCTCATCGCGGATCGACCGCAAAAACCTAGCGCTTGTTTGGTGTCAGGCTAGCATGGCTGAGGTCGCCGGATGTGGCCGCGAGGGGCAGTGCGGCACGCTGTGTTCCCGCGGCTGGGGGGCCTCGAGAAGCTCGAGACGCACCTCGTCCGGGCCGATGAGATACACGTAGCGCCAGCCCTCCAACGGACCCTGTGTGGCGACCTGGGGTGCGCTCGTCGGGGCGACGCCGAGTGTCGCGGCACGCGCGAGCGCGTCGTCCAGATCCGCGACGATGAGCGCGGCGTGGCACGAGCCGACGCGCGAGGGTTGCGGATCGATCGGGTCCCCAGGGGCCCCGCGGTACTCGAGCAGCTCGATGACGGCGCCGCCGCCTGCGGGGGTGACGAACGCCTGCGCGATCTGGGCTCCGCTCGCCCCCGTCACGGCTTCGACGGCAGGGCCCGACTTGATCAGGGGACCCGTCGCGCTCCCTGCACTCACCGCCGAGTAGAAGCGGATGGCCTCGTCGATGTTGCTCACCGTGATGCCGATGTGGTGAAGTGAACTCCTCAAGACCCACCTAACGCTTGGTTGTGACGCAGAGCCTACCCGCGCCGCAGGAGAGAGAGGGACCCGTGCCCGCCTACGCGATCGACGGCGTGATCCCCGTCGTGCACCCCCGCGCCTTCGTGCACCCGACCGCGAGCCTCATCGGCGACGTGGAGGTCGGGGCGGACTGCTACATCGGACCGCACGCCAGCCTGCGGGGCGACTTCGGCCGGATCATCGTCGGCGAGGGGGCGAACGTGCAGGACTCGTGCGTGATCCACGCCTTCCCGGGTCAGGACGCCGTCATCCGGCCGAACGGCCACATCGGTCACTCTGCAGTGCTCCATGGGTGCACCGTCGGATCGTTCGCCCTCGTGGGGATCGGCGCGATCGTGCTCGACGGC from Salinibacterium sp. ZJ70 carries:
- a CDS encoding SDR family oxidoreductase, with the translated sequence MSIAIDLSGWVVLITGGARGVGRGIASRFREAGAFVEICGRSESAEIAPVDDPGITYSSLDVRDADAVEGWIADVVARRGRIDVVVNNAGGSPFGAFEEGSARYMRALTDLNFLSAAFVARAAHPHLAASPQGSVINITSISARRPSPGTAVYGAAKAALESLTESLAVEWAPRVRVNAVSCGLVATEAAASHYGDAEQFAKVAATIPRGQLADPLEIGWACVMLAAPHSSHITGAVVDVDGGGEWPAFLSHTPHAGFVTRSQGATS
- a CDS encoding SDR family oxidoreductase, whose protein sequence is MTTFAVTGSASGMGKASAERLRAAGHTVIGIDLKDADVIADLSTAEGRQSAVAAVLEKTGGVLDGAVLAAGLGPHPGREKLIAQVNYFGVIDLLTGWHDAFAKAGDARVVVFGSNATTSTPMVPAKTVRAFLEGDAEAAIAATRKFKDSASAMVYAGSKIAVSRWVRRNAVTPEWAEAGIRVNVVAPGAILTPMVEAQLADPHQRGAIEAFPVPVGRHGQAEEVAEAVMFLLGPASGFMVGTVLFVDGGTDAYFRADDWPTQVPFTGLRRYIRLAREYAARKGVKPIV
- a CDS encoding acetyl-CoA C-acetyltransferase; translated protein: MTEAVIVQAVRSPIGRAGKGSLKDVRPDDLLAQMIDAALASIPELDPAQIDDLMTGCAQPAGIQGYNIARIAALQLGLDSVPGTTVHRYCSSSLQTTRMAFHAIKAGEGDVFISAGVESVSHFGAGKSDGMPDTKHPRFAEAMARTAANAADPDFVWSDPRTRGELPDIYIQMGDTAENVAQLKSVSRRAQDEWAVLSQNRAEAAAMRGFWETDITPVRLADGSLVTTDDGPRRGVTLEAVSAMNPVFREHGTVTAANCCPLNDGAAALVIMSDAKAAELGLTPLARIVATGVSALSPEVMGLGPVDAVSRALASARMSIGDMDIMELNEAFAAQVLPAIDEIGIDPERVNVNGGAIALGHPFGMTGARLATTAIHALQERDEQFAIETMCVAGGQGMALILERLS
- a CDS encoding AMP-binding protein, with product MTSLSTARTIPQLLAERAQLDAHPALVDGSRVVSYRELSELSHHAARAYLADGVTRGDRIAIWAENRIEFALALLGAQLIGASVVPLNTRFTGREAAELLERSGARVLVVSDGFLGKSYAGMLRDALADQAAAGSGPVPALPTLRTIVHLDDATGTDDHEWAGYLARGAAVSEDALSAATAQVSPDDIADLLFTSGTTGAPKGVPSTQRQTISVAYAWALGAELSPSDRYAVVNPMFHGFGYKAGLITCIVAGATVYPLATLDTTGLLDLIERERISVLPGVPTVFTSLLDHPEVATRDTSSLRFATAGAATAPETLFQDMKSVLGFDRVAQAYGLSECVVATMTRKEDDIDHVKQTSGPAVAGIEIKVVNADGVAVATGEDGEILLRGADVMRGYYDDPEATAAAIDPDGWLHTGDIGQLDEHGCLKITDRLKDMYIVGGFNVYPAEIENVLRKHPAVNESAVIGIDDARLGNVGRAYVVLRHDAPADITPESLHDFCRTHLANFKVPREFVFVSDFPRTGAGKILKGELRDRARQETAARA
- a CDS encoding MFS transporter; its protein translation is MTSRHRELLSIATLAGAGMLTSFQFTLTVPALPEIPSALDVSATDAAWVVTISMLAGTIGTPIVARMADMYGRRRIFIACLAILTLGSMLAAIGMTYTTVMIGRACQGFATSLVPIGISIMREQLSRERSSSAIAAMSATIGIGSTIGLPLAGILLEAGGIPAIFWFSAILGAVFLILVPLFVTPSRIRSGGRFDLVGASILAVCLAAFLLVVSKGLEWGWASTPTLLFASIAVLAFAIWIPHQLRTPDPVVNLRTSMRRGVMQTNIAAFFASVGMFANHFLTLNQARAPESTGSGLGLEATQAGLLLMPSAFMLVVLSPVVGKALGRYGGRIPLALGAAIMSAGFWIRLWTEPSVGSIVLCTFLVGVGTAFAFAATPTLILDSVPAHEAAAASGVNGLIRSLSAAMTSSAFALLMTAYPWHGNAEYLTSEGLDVGFITVGIAAALAAAIAVALPKVRPTSPARG
- a CDS encoding TetR/AcrR family transcriptional regulator, with the translated sequence MSPKTERTEHGSERRAQLLAIAAKLIAERGYTATTVRDIADEAGILSGSLYHHFASKEEILEEVLRSFMDPLLERFEEIASSGDSPRVILDRLIEHSFETIEQKPAAVGLYQNESAFLLRQPGFEFVGEKSRRIEEIWLAVIQDGQRQGVFRDTIDAGIAYRFIRDAVWSTVRWFKPGGRHTAQSLSAHYLDLLHGGLVSS
- a CDS encoding CoA-transferase subunit beta; its protein translation is MSNATIAEICVAACADTYLESGEILAHAVGTIPTIGARLAKLTSSPDIVLTDGEAFLMAEPPPLGRSASAGGVVEGWAPFGRIFEILATGRRQSMMGASQIDRFGNQNISLIGDWSAPRRQLIGVRGAPGNTANHRVDYWVPRHSARVFVDKVDMVSGVGNDRAREHARELRFHQLGVVVTDLAVLDFDSDGAMRVRSVHPGVDPATVEEQTGFPIDASAAPATRIPSGEELRIIREVLDPRGARTREIPD
- a CDS encoding MarR family winged helix-turn-helix transcriptional regulator, whose product is MARKLDRTEPAQAAPRIPHYANDVTQSLVRVTQIWMSVDYHAQFGRPSGIPDEPHAVATIFQLVWRGPMRPTALAAALGISAAGTSRLLEALANAGLVTRTPDPDDARATLIALTEQGVAAATMLHEEGDRLSQRLLAGWSDDERSTFTRLLHRYADAVEDDARAARPTRP
- a CDS encoding TIGR03619 family F420-dependent LLM class oxidoreductase → MERTPRTDIPARIGLNTPVVTTYPPPAAGWETRAGAVELALIAETADRLGYSHLTCAEHTAVPTQIADERGGTYWDPLATLAYLAARTERITLFTTVLVLGYHHPLQIAKSYGTLDLLSGGRVTLGLGVGSLEAEFALLDAPFEDRGARADDAIDALRAAWGTPRPHHNGPYYAFDSVDVTPSSPRRHVDLILGGRTGISLRRAVRRGDGWVPFSLPHDTVQQMLERAQPPADFRVVLGTPRLDPIAAPEAALAELRSMRTAGATDANVTIDATSASHYLEQLHALAELLA
- a CDS encoding thioesterase family protein produces the protein MSATGPRNPDGNSGTSRALHSRTVRLSYADTDPAGILYYGAWFPQMEYVQTEFLYLQGIHADRLKNERGWWFVSRATECEYLAAAALFDEIRVDMRLGRVGTSSVRFEFEMTRVSDGVRVARAANTIVTVSPAQTTVPIPDDMRARLETWQA